TCGTTGGTGTCACCACCAACCCAGCTATCTTCGCTGCAGCAATGTCCAAGGGCGATTCCTACGACGCGCAGATCGCGGAGCTTAAAGACGCCGGCGCATCCGTCGACGAAGCCGTCTACGCCATGAGCATCGATGACGTTCGCAACGCATGTGACCTGTTCACCGGCATCTACGAGTCCACCAACGGCTACGACGGTCGCGTGTCCATCGAGGTTGATCCTCGTATCTCCGCAGACCGCGACGCTACCCTGGCTCAGGCTAAGGAACTGTGGGCAAAGGTTGACCGCCCCAACGTCATGATTAAGATTCCTGCAACCCCAGGATCCCTCCCAGCCATCACCGACGCACTTGCTGAGGGCATCAGCGTTAACGTCACCCTCATTTTCTCTGTCGCTCGCTACCGTGAAGTCATCGCAGCGTATATCGAGGGCATCAAGAAGGCTGCAGCAAACGGCCACGACGTCTCCAAGATCCACTCCGTGGCATCCTTCTTCGTCTCCCGTGTTGACGTCGAGATCGACAAGCGCCTCGAAGCTATCGGCTCCGACGAAGCCCTCGCTCTGCGTGGCAAGGCTGGCGTTGCTAACGCGCAGCGTGCGTACGCGGTTTACCAGGAGCTTTTCGCCGCCGCAGAGCTCCCTGAAGGTGCAAACACCCAGCGCCCACTGTGGGCATCCACCGGTGTTAAGAACCCTGCATACCCAGCAACCCTTTACGTTTCTGAGCTTGCCGGACCACACACCGTCAACACCATGCCAGAAGGCACCATCGACGCAGTCCTCGAGCTGGGCAACCTCCACGGCGACACCCTGTCAAACGCTGCCGCAGACGCAGACGCTGTGTTCGAGCAGCTCAACGCCCTGGGCATCGACTTGGCAGACGTCTTCGATGTCCTCGAGACCGAAGGCGTTGAGAAGTTTGTGGCTTCGTGGAGCGAGCTCCTTGAGTCCATGGAAGCTCGCCTGAAGTAAACTCAGGACATTCCACCACAGGCAGCATGCTGCATCAGTAACGGCAGCGGAAACTAATTCATAAAGAAAGAATTGTTTCCGAGGCCGTTACTCATCTTTCATCAAAGAAAGGATCGTGACGCTACCATCGTGAGCACCAACACGACTCCCACCCCGTGGACCAACCCACTTCGTGATCCCCAAGACAAGCGCCTCCCCCGCATTGCTGGCCCGTCCGGAATGGTCATTTTCGGCGTCACGGGCGACCTCGCACGCAGGAAACTGCTTCCCGCGATCTATGACTTAGCAAACCGTGGTCTGCTCCCTCCAGGTTTTTCCCTGGTCGGTTATGGCCGCCGCAAATGGTCAAAATCAGACTTTGAAAAGTACGTCCGGGAAGCAGCTGAGGCAGGCGCGCGTACGGAGTTCCGCGAAAACGTCTGGGAACGCCTTGCTGAGGGCATGGAATTTGTCAGCGGTAACTTTGACGACGATGCAGCATTCGATAACCTCGCTGACACGCTGAAGAACCTGGACAAGACTCGTGGCACCGCAGGTAACTGGGCTTTCTACCTGTCCATTCCGCCAGATTCTTTCGCCGCCGTCTGCCACCAACTGGAACGTTCCGGAATGGCAGAATCCTCCGAGGAAGCGTGGCGACGCGTCATCATCGAAAAGCCATTCGGCCACGACCTTGAGTCCGCTCACGAGCTTAACCGCCTCGTCAACGGCGTGTTCCCTGAGTCCTCAGTGTTCCGCATCGACCACTACCTGGGCAAAGAAACTGTTCAAAACATTCTGGCACTGCGCTTTGCCAACCAGCTGTTTGAACCATTGTGGAACTCTAATTACGTCGATCACGTTCAGATCACCATGGCCGAGGACATCGGCCTAGGTGGACGTGCGGGCTACTACGACGGTATTGGCGCTGCCCGCGACGTCATCCAAAACCACTTGATCCAGCTGCTCGCGCTCGTTGCAATGGAGGAGCCCATCTCCTTTACCCCTGAGCAGCTTCAGGCGGAAAAGATCAAGATTTTGAGCGCAACCAAGCCTCGTTACCCGCTGGCTGAAACCACCGCACGTGGACAGTATTCCGCTGGTTGGCAAGGCTCTGAATACGTCCAAGGTCTGCGCGAAGAAGAGGGATTCAACCCAGAATCCACCACCGAAACCTTTGCTGCCTGCACGTTGGAGATCACCTCCCGCCGCTGGGCTGGGGTTCCGTTCTACTTGCGTACCGGCAAGCGTTTGGGTCGTCGCGTCACCGAGATCGCTGTGGTTTTCAAAGACGCACCACACCAGCCTTTTACTGATGACATGACGGCATCGCTGGGCCAAAACGCCATCGTTATCCGCGTTCAGCCAGATGAAGGCGTGATCATCCGATTTGGTTCCAAGGTTCCAGGCTCTGCCATGGAAGTCCGCGACGTCAACATGGACTTCTCCTACTCAGAGTCCTTCACCGAGGAATCTCCAGAGGCCTACGAGCGCCTGATCTTGGATGCGCTTCTCGACGAGTCCAGCCTCTTCCCCACCAACAAAGAAGTGGAGCTGAGCTGGAGGATCCTCGACCCGATCCTCGAGTCCTGGGAATCAAGCCAACCTGAGGAATATCCTGCAGGAACGTGGGGACCAAAGAGCGCTGACGACATGCTCTCCCGCAACGGTCACACATGGCGCAGGCCATAATTTAGGGACTATAAGGGACTAATCAATGATCTTTGAACTTCCAGATACCACAACCCACGAAATCTCCAAGACACTTACCCGCTTACGTGAGTCCGGCACCCAGGCCACCACCGGTCGAGTGCTCACCCTCATCGTGGTCACCGATTCCGAAAGCGATGTCGCATCTATCACCGAGTCCACCAATGATGCATCCCGTGAGCACCCCTCACGCGTGATTATCTTGGTAGTCGGCGATAAGACCGCTGACACAAAGGTTGATGCCGAGGTCCGCATCGGTGGCGACGCCGGCGCCTCAGAGATGATCATCATCCACCTCAACGGTCCAGTAGCAGACAAGCTTCAGTACGTGGTTACCCCACTGCTGCTCCCAGACACCCCCATCGTTGCGTGGTGGCCTGGTGAATCGCCAAAGAATCCTTCTGAGGATCCCATTGGACGCATCGCTCAGCGTCGCATCACGGATTCCCTATATGACCGTGACGATGCGCTGAAAGACCGTGTGGAAAGCTACCACCCTGGCGACACCGACATGACCTGGGCACGCCTGACTCAGTGGCGAGGCTTGGTGGCATCCGCACTGGATCATCCACCACACAGTGAGGTAACCTCCGTGCGCTTGAGTGGCGCTAGTGGCAGCACCTCGGTTGACTTGGCTGCAGGGTGGTTGGCTCGACGCCTTAATGTGCCGGTCATCCGCGAAGCAACCGACTCCCCAACCGTGCCTGTCGACGACAACGGAGAGCCTCTCCTGGCGGTGCAGTCCCTCGAGATTTGCCGCAGCTCAGGATCAATCATCGTGAGCATTCAAGATGCCCACACCATTCGCGTCGACATGCCTGAAACCGGCAACGCACCGTCCTTGGTTGCGATTGGTCGACGCAGCGAGGCTGATTGCCTGGCGGAAGAACTCCGTCACATGGATCCTGATCTGGGCTACCAGCACGCGCTGTCTGGCCTGTCCGGGGTCACTGTAGAAAACGTTTAAGGAGATCTCGATGGTTGATATTGTTCGCGCGCTCGATACCGAGGACCTGGTTGCCCAGGCTTCCGCACGTTTCATTGAGGTAGTCTCTGCTGCCACCGCAGAGGGCGGCACTGCTCGTGTTGTTCTCACCGGTGGTGGCGCTGGCATCAAGCTGCTGGAAAAGCTCAGTGTTGATGCAGCCGATCTTCCTTGGGATCGCATCCACGTGTTCTTCGGTGATGAGCGTAACGTTCCAGTTACTGATCCAGAGTCCAACGAAGGCCAGGCTCGTGACGCCCTGCTGTCAAAGGTCTCCATTCCAGAAGACAACATCCACGGATACGGACTTGGTGATGTTGACCTTGCAGATGCAGCCAACGCATACGAAGCCGTCCTGAACGAGTTTGCACCCAACGGTTTTGACCTGCACCTGCTCGGCATGGGAGGCGAAGGCCACATCAACTCATTGTTCCCTCACACTGACGCCGTCAAAGAAAACAGCGCGAAGGTGATTGCAGTGTTTGATTCCCCCAAGCCGCCTGCAGAGCGCGCAACACTCACCCTTCCAGCAGTTCATTCTGCCAAGCGCGTATGGTTGCTCGTCTCTGGTGCAGAAAAGGCTGAGGCCGCAGCAGCCATCGTGAACGGCGAAGCTGCCGTAGATTGGCCAGCCACAGGTGCCACCGGTTCAAAGGAGACCATCTTGTTTGTGGCTGAAGACGCCGCAACTCAGATCTCCTAGCACCGCCTACACCATCGAAAAAGCACGGACACAATTTGTGTCCGTGCTTTTTCGATGGCTTCACACATCACACTCACCCTGGAAAAGCTCGTGCAACGATAAGGGTTAGCTTTCTATACGCTCACCACCTGATGAATCGGCTGGTGGGCGCTGATGCTGAAATCTTCGCTGTAGAGCTCTGATTCCTGGCCCGTGGCCAGTTTCGCCGCAAGTTCACCATAAGCTGGGCACAGTTTGAAACCGTGGCCGGAACCTCCGGTGAGCACCACAACGTTATCTACTGCATCAATCACCGGAGCTTTGTTGGCCGTGTAGGTGTCGTAGTGCACGCTGTAACGGTTAGGCTCTGGGTTCACACCTGGGAACAGGTCGTGGGTTTTGCGTCCAAATTCAGAGACCTTATCACGGTCGAGGCGAAGATCCTCGTCTTCCACGTGTGCCCCCAGAGGCACTCCCCACTCGTCCAGGCCAGCGATCTTGATGCTGTATCCATCGACGCATGGAGCACCAAAGATGTGGAATCCGTCGCGGTCGCGGATAAAGCATGGCAAGTTCGTAGGCTGGAAGTCCACGGGGTTGTGTGGCAGGAACCAGGTCAGTACCAAGCGACGGACTTCAAGGAGAGAAGCAACCTCTGGGACGAGCTCGCTGGTCCAGGCGCCGGTTGTGACGATAACACGATCGACCTTGGTGATATCGTCGCCTGATTCGATGAGGACGTGATCGCCATTGTCCACGATGTTAGTGATCTTTTGACGATCGCGTACCTCTGCACCATTGGCCTTCGCTTGCTCGATGGCGCTTAAGACGGCAAGTTCTGGTCGCAACGCTCCACCCTGCTTGTCCAACACGCCTGCTTCATCATCGCGGAAGTCCAATCCTGGGTAGCGCTTGCGCATCTCTTCGGCGGTTAAGCGTTCGTGTGGCAAATCGTAGCGTTCTACGGATTCCACGAGGCGCTGGAAGGGTGCTTCGTCTTCCTTGCCGGTGCTTAACACTCCAAAGTTGTGGAAGAGCTGGCGGCCAGCCAGGGAGCCAAGTTCTTCCCACAGGTCTTTTGCTCGCTTGAGCAGCGGAACGTAGGTGGCACCTTCGTGGTAGGCCATGCGGAAGAGTCGAGACTCGCCGGTAAAGGCGCCGTAGCCGTGGCCGATGCCGAACTGCTCAAATCCGATTGCCTCCACACCTGATATTTTGCTCAAGTGCCACAGCGCCATGGAACCTGTGCTGCCGAGGCCGATTACTGCAACCTTCATTGTTCTTGAATCTCCTTAGTGCTCGTTAGGCCAAGTCTGGGGTTTCCCACAGGTTGAGGCTGGTGCCGATGTTCTTCTCTAGCGCGTTTTCATACACCTGGGTTGCCCAGGCAACGTCTTCGACTGGCATGCCACCGACGGAGTAGAGAATGATCTCTTCGTCGTTGGTGCGGCCAGGAAGCTTACCGGAGCAGATATCGCCGATTTGGGAGATGCGGGATGGATCAAGCTTTCCGGATCCGGCGAGGTCGTGCCAGTGTGTGCCAGGAATGCCGAGGAGTTGGTAGGCCTGTGGGCCGTACTCTTCGGCCCAGGCATCGTAGAGGCCCATGTAGTCGACGACGAGGCGGGCGTCGTCAAGCAAATACTCGTCGTCAAAGCGAGCCGCAGCGGGCAGCAACAGTAGTGCCCCTGGCTTCAGCCATTCTTTTTTGAAGTATGGGAATGCGGAAGATCCGGCGGCGTCGGTGGTGGTTGCTGCGATGACAATGTCAGCGTCCTTGACTGCTTCCTGCTCGGTGTCAACGGCGATGACTTCCACCTCGGGGAAGTTCTCCAAAGCCCACGTGGCGAAGGCGTTGATACCGCGCTCGCTGCGGCCCTTGACTTTAATAGTGGTAATGCCTGGGCGCTTCGCGATGCTCGCCTCAGTAATTGTCTTTGCCATCACGCCTGGTCCAATGACCGCAAGCGTCGTGGAATCAGTCAGGGCTAAGTGCTTGACTCCGACGCCAGGGACCGCACCGGTGCGGTATGCGGAAAGGAGGTTTGCGGACATAATAGCCTTTGGCGCACCGGTCACCGTGTCGTTGAGCACGAACGTGTGAATGGAGCGAGGCAAGCCTGAGGCCTTGTTTTCTGCGTTCGAACCGTACCACTTCACGCCGGTGTTCTTAAAACGTCCACCCAGGTATGCAGGCATCGCCATGAATCGGCGGTCAGGGCCGTCCTTGGGCATGCCCTCAAATTCAGGGTTTTCCGGGAAAGTAATCATCGCGCCGTGGGAGTTGGAGTTAAGTCCAGCCATCTTGTAGTCGCCCTGCGCGAGCAGCACCAGGGTTTCTTCCATGACGTCGACACATTGATCAATATCCTTTACGCCGGCGGCGATCATGTCCGGCTCGTTAAGGAAAAGGAAGTCAATGTTAGTAGCGGAAGTGGTGGTTGAGGTCATTTTGAAGCCTTTCGGGTTGTTTTCTAAGATTGAGGTTCTGCGAGCTTAGGGGCTTGCTTATCGACGCCCACCTTGCCCGCACCGGGTACAACTTCCTCGGGGATGTCGCTGCCGAAGGTGGTGCGGCTGGTTGAACCAACACCGTTGGCGTTGAGGTGGTATGCAGATTCTGCGTGCTCTGCGCGGTCGATACCTTCGTACTCCGCCTCGGAAGTGATACGAATCTTCATGACCTTGCTGAGGACCTTCGCAATGATCCAGGTGACACCGAATGCGTAGGACAGGGTGACGATGATTGCCAGCGGTTCACGCCACAGCAGGGAAAGTTCTCCGCCGTAGAAGATGCCAGCCAATCCAGCTGGTGCCTGCGGGTTGGCGAACAGCATGACGAAGAGTGCGCCAGCGATACCTGCCATGCCGTGGACTGCGAAGACGTCGAAGGTGTCATCCACCTTGTGGTACTTCTTCCAAGAGATCGCCCAGAATGCCATGGCTGCTCCGAGGAAGCCCACAATGTAGGCACCGATTGGGCTTACGGCGTCTGCTGCTGGGGTAATAGCCACCAGGCCTGCGATCGTTCCGGTCATGGCACCGAAGAAGGTGGCCTTTCCGTTGAAGAATCGCTCCACCAGGAAGGCACCCATCATGCCACCACCAGCTGCAAGTAGCGAGGTTACAACAACGTAGCTTGCCAAGAAGTTGGCGCCGCCGGCGGTTCCGCCGTTGAAGCCAAACCAACCTGCGATGATCATTCCGGAACCGATGAGGATCAACGGCAAGTTGTGAGGACGAACGCTCATCGTGTGGCGTCGACCCAAGACCATCGCCAGAGCCAGTCCGGATGCACCTGCGTTCATATGAACTGCGGTGCCACCAGCGAAGTCGTGGAAGTCAACAATGTTCTTCATCCAACCACCGACGTAACCGGAGTCTGGATCAGAGATGGCGAAGACCCAGTGTGCCAGCGGTGCGTAGACGAAGGTGAACCACAGGACTGCGAACACCAACCATGCACCAAAGCGCATGCGGCCTGCGGCACCTGAGGACATCAGTGCGAGGGAGATTGCTGCGAATAAGACGTAGAAACCTGCCCACATCATTCCGCCTGCGCCGTCATCTTCCATCACGTTTCGGAATCCGAAGTACTCGACGGGGTTTCCGATGATGCCCCATCCCCCAACGGAGTTTCCGAGTACGAGCCCGTGTCCGTAGAGAACGTAGACGAGACCAATAATTCCAAGTGAGCCCATGACCATCATGAACGTGTTGAGTACATGTTGCGCTCCAAGCATGCCACCGTAAAGGAGGGACAGGCCGGGGAACATGAGGCTAACCAATGCAAATGCTGCGAGAATCCAGGCGAGATCTGAGGGGTCCATGTTAAAGGCCTTTCAGCTAAGTAATGCTGTCAAGCGGAGTATTTTCTATTCCGCTATAGATAACCTAACCCAATTTCTACCTATCAGTCTATAGAATTACGTTTTTATAGCGCAGATCACAAAAGGATGTCCCCGACGGGGGTTGAGCTAGCCTTTGAAAACCCCGATTAACACCACGAAATGGCCGCGACGTGGAGTTTGACGCCGAGATTTACGGCATTTCGTCGAGAGCTCGTGAATCCAGGACACTGAGACATGGACGCCCGTCGCGAGTAGCACCACATCTACCCCTATATATGGTGCCAGGTGGTGTCTACGGGCAGTTGAAAATTTTTCGACCCCATTTCCATAACACACCACAAGACATATAACTGTAGATGTGGTGCTACGGTCGCGTGGCGTCACAATTTCCATCAATGTGGCAGAAAAAGTGCCCCTCTAGATCGCCGTTTAAGCGCCTTACATCGCCCGATCCTTAGCAATACTCATACGGAGAATTCGATCCCTTAAAACGCAACTCCGCAAAGAACTGGCAGAACAAAAAGGGCGACTCCCCCGCATACTGGGGAGTCGCCCTTTTAGAGCTCGTAAAAAGCTAGCGACGTTTAGGAGTACGCCTGGATGAGGTTGAGTGCAATCACGCACACAATCCAGATGACGGCGACCAAGATGGTGACGCGGTCCAGGTTCTTTTCAACAACAGTGGAGCCCGAAAGATTGGACTGCACACCGCCACCGAAGAGGCTGGAGAGTCCGCCACCCTTACCTCTGTGCAGCAGGACGAAAACCGTCATGAGCAGGCTGGCGACGACGAGAATGATTTGAAGCGTCAATGCCATATGGAGAATGTTCCTTTGCCGAATGTACACCGCGGCTCGCAGACACGAACCGGGTATCGAATAACTTTAGATAGTATACACGAGCGCTAGCGCTCGTGCTGGTTGTCTAATGCAGTACCTAACCGGAGTTACGCAAGGCGGTGGACAGACCATTCATGGTGAGCTGAATGTTTCGGGAGATTCCATCGCTGTCGTCGCCGCTGCGGAAGCGTCGCATCATTTCGACCTGGATGACATTGAGCGGCAACAAGTAGGGGTATCGACGCTGCACGGAACGCGCGAGCAAAGGGTTGTCATCGAGCAGATCGCTCGAGCCTGTAATTTTGCAGAACATCTTCTTTGTGAGGAAATATTCCTCGAAAATGTCGGTATAGATGCGCTCGGCCACCTCTTGGTCTGGGATGAGATCCGCATAGAGCTTGGCTAGTCGCAGCTCGGCCTTGGACATGACCTGAGCCATGTTGTCCAAAACAGAGGTGAAAAATGGCCAAGATTCGTTGAGGGTTTGCAGCTCAGCGATGCGTGCCTCCGCCTCTTCCCCACTGCCAATCCATTCTTCCAGCGCAGAGCCCACTCCAAACCAGCCTGGCAACATGACACGGGACTGTGACCAGCTGAGTACCCAAGGGATTGCGCGGAGATCGTCAACCGAGGAGGTCTGCTTCCGCGATGATGGGCGCGAGCCGATGTTAAGCGATCCGATTTCTCGCAGCGGAGTCGACTGGGTGAAGTAGCTGATGAATCCTGGATCCTCGTGCACCAAGGAGGAGTACTTTTTCAAGCTAAGCTCGGAGATTTCACGCATGATGGTGTACGCGCGCTCAGGATCAGCCAAATCAGAGACATCCAGCAAGGTTGCTTCCAACGTGGCAGAGACCAGCGCCTCCAGGTTTCGACGAGCCGTCTCGGGGTTACCGTACTTAGCGGAGATAATTTCGCCCTGTTCAGTAATGCGCACAGATCCGAGCACGGCCCCCTTGGGCTGTGCGAGGATCGCATCGTAGGATGGCCCGCCACCGCGGCCGACGGTTCCGCCGCGGCCGTGGAACAGGCGCAGCTTGACCCCGGCTGCGCGGCAGAGCTCAACGAGGTGCAGCTCCGCGTCGTAAAGCGCCCAGTTAGCAGCGAAGTAGCCACCGTCCTTGTTGGAGTCGGAGTAGCCCAGCATTACTTCCTGGGTCATGCCACGCTGCTCAAGGTAGTTGCGATAGAGGTCGATTCCCCACAGTTCTTCGAGAATGCCGGAGCCTGCCTGTAGGTCCTCGATAGTTTCAAACAGCGGGATGACGTCGACCGTGCCGGTTGGGGAATCGCCGTTAGCGGCGATAAGGCCGAATTCTTTGAGCAAAACCATGGGCTCGAGGACGTCGGTGACCGATGAAGCCATGGAGATGATGCAATGTGGCACCATGCGAGGGCCGAATTTTTGGACTGCTTCCGAGGCTTTGCGGAAGATGCCAAGCTCGCGGTCGGTGGGCTCGCTGTAGCCCTCGGCGCCATGTGGGATCAGCGGGCGCGGGCTGCGCAATTCTGCAAGAAGCAGCTCGAGCTTTTCTTCTTCGCTCATGTCGCGGTAGTTGTCAGTGACCACGGCGCGCTGGAAGAGCTCAGTGAGAACATCTTCGTAGCTCTCAGAGTTTTGGCGCAGGTCAAGGGAATAAAGATTAAAGCCAAAACTTTCGACGGCGGAAATCAGCTTTGCCAGGCGGTCATCGGCGATGAGGTCATCATTGGAGGCACGAAGGGACTGATCGACGGTTACCAGGTCTGCCAAGAACTCCTCTGGTGAGGTGTAGGGTTCGAACTGGCGGAACCACACGCCTTCGACAGCATCCTCGCCGATCAGGTGCGCGGTGGTCGCAAGGATGCGCCCGCGAACGCCGTGAACGGCGCGTCGATAAGGCTCATCGACGCGGCTGGGCACGTCGTTGTTGCCGGCATCAGCAAGCTTGCTGAGTTCCTGGGTCACCGCGTTCATGCGGTCAGAGAGGCTGAGCTCGTGCTCCAGGGAGTGAAGCTGACGAGTGTAGTACTTGAGCACCGTTTGAGCCGCGCGGTGGGTGGAGTACTCCACGGTGTCGGCGGTGACATATGGGTTGCCATCGTGGTCACCACCGATCCAAGATCCCGGCTTGATAACTGCCTTATTGGGGATGTCCTCGCCAAAACGCTGGCGCAGTTCCAGGTTGACATCGCGGTTGATCTTGGGAATCTCCTCCAACAAGCTGAGCTTGTAGTAACGCAGCCCCACCTCAATCTCGTCCTCAATACGCGGACGCGCGACGCGAATCAACGCGGTTTGCCACAAAATGGTGATGCGGCGACGAATGCTGCGCTCGATTTCATCCAGTTTTGCCTGCGTACGTGCCGTTTCCGTCGACGTCTGAATGAGGTGACGCTCACGCATGTGGGTGGTGATCCACTTCTGCGCATCAAACACTGTGCGACGACGGGTTTCGGTGGGGTGTGCGGTAAGAACAGGCGCCACCTGGGCATTGTTCATGAATTCGGTGACGGCCTGTGCATCTGTGTTGGCGTCGTTTAACTTTAGCCACGTAGCGTCCAGAGTGGAATCGGGCGGGGTCTCCCCTGCGTCGAGTGCCTTTTCGCGGGTTTGCTCATCGTGGAGGTCTTCGGCCAAGTTGGC
The window above is part of the Corynebacterium deserti GIMN1.010 genome. Proteins encoded here:
- the tal gene encoding transaldolase, producing the protein MSHIDDLAQLGTSTWLDDLSRERITAGNLQQVIDQKSIVGVTTNPAIFAAAMSKGDSYDAQIAELKDAGASVDEAVYAMSIDDVRNACDLFTGIYESTNGYDGRVSIEVDPRISADRDATLAQAKELWAKVDRPNVMIKIPATPGSLPAITDALAEGISVNVTLIFSVARYREVIAAYIEGIKKAAANGHDVSKIHSVASFFVSRVDVEIDKRLEAIGSDEALALRGKAGVANAQRAYAVYQELFAAAELPEGANTQRPLWASTGVKNPAYPATLYVSELAGPHTVNTMPEGTIDAVLELGNLHGDTLSNAAADADAVFEQLNALGIDLADVFDVLETEGVEKFVASWSELLESMEARLK
- the zwf gene encoding glucose-6-phosphate dehydrogenase, with product MSTNTTPTPWTNPLRDPQDKRLPRIAGPSGMVIFGVTGDLARRKLLPAIYDLANRGLLPPGFSLVGYGRRKWSKSDFEKYVREAAEAGARTEFRENVWERLAEGMEFVSGNFDDDAAFDNLADTLKNLDKTRGTAGNWAFYLSIPPDSFAAVCHQLERSGMAESSEEAWRRVIIEKPFGHDLESAHELNRLVNGVFPESSVFRIDHYLGKETVQNILALRFANQLFEPLWNSNYVDHVQITMAEDIGLGGRAGYYDGIGAARDVIQNHLIQLLALVAMEEPISFTPEQLQAEKIKILSATKPRYPLAETTARGQYSAGWQGSEYVQGLREEEGFNPESTTETFAACTLEITSRRWAGVPFYLRTGKRLGRRVTEIAVVFKDAPHQPFTDDMTASLGQNAIVIRVQPDEGVIIRFGSKVPGSAMEVRDVNMDFSYSESFTEESPEAYERLILDALLDESSLFPTNKEVELSWRILDPILESWESSQPEEYPAGTWGPKSADDMLSRNGHTWRRP
- a CDS encoding glucose-6-phosphate dehydrogenase assembly protein OpcA, giving the protein MIFELPDTTTHEISKTLTRLRESGTQATTGRVLTLIVVTDSESDVASITESTNDASREHPSRVIILVVGDKTADTKVDAEVRIGGDAGASEMIIIHLNGPVADKLQYVVTPLLLPDTPIVAWWPGESPKNPSEDPIGRIAQRRITDSLYDRDDALKDRVESYHPGDTDMTWARLTQWRGLVASALDHPPHSEVTSVRLSGASGSTSVDLAAGWLARRLNVPVIREATDSPTVPVDDNGEPLLAVQSLEICRSSGSIIVSIQDAHTIRVDMPETGNAPSLVAIGRRSEADCLAEELRHMDPDLGYQHALSGLSGVTVENV
- the pgl gene encoding 6-phosphogluconolactonase — protein: MVDIVRALDTEDLVAQASARFIEVVSAATAEGGTARVVLTGGGAGIKLLEKLSVDAADLPWDRIHVFFGDERNVPVTDPESNEGQARDALLSKVSIPEDNIHGYGLGDVDLADAANAYEAVLNEFAPNGFDLHLLGMGGEGHINSLFPHTDAVKENSAKVIAVFDSPKPPAERATLTLPAVHSAKRVWLLVSGAEKAEAAAAIVNGEAAVDWPATGATGSKETILFVAEDAATQIS
- the solA gene encoding N-methyl-L-tryptophan oxidase, encoding MKVAVIGLGSTGSMALWHLSKISGVEAIGFEQFGIGHGYGAFTGESRLFRMAYHEGATYVPLLKRAKDLWEELGSLAGRQLFHNFGVLSTGKEDEAPFQRLVESVERYDLPHERLTAEEMRKRYPGLDFRDDEAGVLDKQGGALRPELAVLSAIEQAKANGAEVRDRQKITNIVDNGDHVLIESGDDITKVDRVIVTTGAWTSELVPEVASLLEVRRLVLTWFLPHNPVDFQPTNLPCFIRDRDGFHIFGAPCVDGYSIKIAGLDEWGVPLGAHVEDEDLRLDRDKVSEFGRKTHDLFPGVNPEPNRYSVHYDTYTANKAPVIDAVDNVVVLTGGSGHGFKLCPAYGELAAKLATGQESELYSEDFSISAHQPIHQVVSV
- a CDS encoding tyramine oxidase subunit B, whose translation is MTSTTTSATNIDFLFLNEPDMIAAGVKDIDQCVDVMEETLVLLAQGDYKMAGLNSNSHGAMITFPENPEFEGMPKDGPDRRFMAMPAYLGGRFKNTGVKWYGSNAENKASGLPRSIHTFVLNDTVTGAPKAIMSANLLSAYRTGAVPGVGVKHLALTDSTTLAVIGPGVMAKTITEASIAKRPGITTIKVKGRSERGINAFATWALENFPEVEVIAVDTEQEAVKDADIVIAATTTDAAGSSAFPYFKKEWLKPGALLLLPAAARFDDEYLLDDARLVVDYMGLYDAWAEEYGPQAYQLLGIPGTHWHDLAGSGKLDPSRISQIGDICSGKLPGRTNDEEIILYSVGGMPVEDVAWATQVYENALEKNIGTSLNLWETPDLA
- a CDS encoding ammonium transporter — translated: MDPSDLAWILAAFALVSLMFPGLSLLYGGMLGAQHVLNTFMMVMGSLGIIGLVYVLYGHGLVLGNSVGGWGIIGNPVEYFGFRNVMEDDGAGGMMWAGFYVLFAAISLALMSSGAAGRMRFGAWLVFAVLWFTFVYAPLAHWVFAISDPDSGYVGGWMKNIVDFHDFAGGTAVHMNAGASGLALAMVLGRRHTMSVRPHNLPLILIGSGMIIAGWFGFNGGTAGGANFLASYVVVTSLLAAGGGMMGAFLVERFFNGKATFFGAMTGTIAGLVAITPAADAVSPIGAYIVGFLGAAMAFWAISWKKYHKVDDTFDVFAVHGMAGIAGALFVMLFANPQAPAGLAGIFYGGELSLLWREPLAIIVTLSYAFGVTWIIAKVLSKVMKIRITSEAEYEGIDRAEHAESAYHLNANGVGSTSRTTFGSDIPEEVVPGAGKVGVDKQAPKLAEPQS
- the secG gene encoding preprotein translocase subunit SecG translates to MALTLQIILVVASLLMTVFVLLHRGKGGGLSSLFGGGVQSNLSGSTVVEKNLDRVTILVAVIWIVCVIALNLIQAYS
- the ppc gene encoding phosphoenolpyruvate carboxylase, giving the protein MTDFLRDDIRFLGRILGEVIAEQEGREVYELVEKARQISFEIAKGNADMDSLVTVFDGISPAEATPIARAFTHFALLANLAEDLHDEQTREKALDAGETPPDSTLDATWLKLNDANTDAQAVTEFMNNAQVAPVLTAHPTETRRRTVFDAQKWITTHMRERHLIQTSTETARTQAKLDEIERSIRRRITILWQTALIRVARPRIEDEIEVGLRYYKLSLLEEIPKINRDVNLELRQRFGEDIPNKAVIKPGSWIGGDHDGNPYVTADTVEYSTHRAAQTVLKYYTRQLHSLEHELSLSDRMNAVTQELSKLADAGNNDVPSRVDEPYRRAVHGVRGRILATTAHLIGEDAVEGVWFRQFEPYTSPEEFLADLVTVDQSLRASNDDLIADDRLAKLISAVESFGFNLYSLDLRQNSESYEDVLTELFQRAVVTDNYRDMSEEEKLELLLAELRSPRPLIPHGAEGYSEPTDRELGIFRKASEAVQKFGPRMVPHCIISMASSVTDVLEPMVLLKEFGLIAANGDSPTGTVDVIPLFETIEDLQAGSGILEELWGIDLYRNYLEQRGMTQEVMLGYSDSNKDGGYFAANWALYDAELHLVELCRAAGVKLRLFHGRGGTVGRGGGPSYDAILAQPKGAVLGSVRITEQGEIISAKYGNPETARRNLEALVSATLEATLLDVSDLADPERAYTIMREISELSLKKYSSLVHEDPGFISYFTQSTPLREIGSLNIGSRPSSRKQTSSVDDLRAIPWVLSWSQSRVMLPGWFGVGSALEEWIGSGEEAEARIAELQTLNESWPFFTSVLDNMAQVMSKAELRLAKLYADLIPDQEVAERIYTDIFEEYFLTKKMFCKITGSSDLLDDNPLLARSVQRRYPYLLPLNVIQVEMMRRFRSGDDSDGISRNIQLTMNGLSTALRNSG